The proteins below are encoded in one region of Acanthochromis polyacanthus isolate Apoly-LR-REF ecotype Palm Island chromosome 4, KAUST_Apoly_ChrSc, whole genome shotgun sequence:
- the nwd1 gene encoding NACHT domain- and WD repeat-containing protein 1: protein MLSSYNCSSCGRSGCFGVESLRRFNRLDTGEQVTEGTSDDRKRREEEDCGFRLKMMAEGLAAAGGDVSLQDILRGWTGGSQRIKSNMVRVFISSTFTDMSSERKALLEKAYPEVLSFCRSLGLVFEVVDLRWGIRNVPSGDHEACEIFLQEIQRSQRMSAGPAFTALLGNRYGHRALPRHIPEKQFDVFLAKLHKNPEGLKQLNQWFLKDNNAVPPTYVLQPITAHFPHYSDLRPESRQQHDSNVLSWRLTENQLLQLLRSAAADSEAAGDITAEQKQHFHTSVTEREFEQGLWKDNHAPPAVLFVREIPHQRVRDGPKRLAKFMDVTADGLLDTEAQGLLSGLKSRLHATSQQILNLHCVELSKGSIDPKRKEHSQYLDSVCEQFVSQMKARIGAAVDLSVEGGRRRRIRGNTQEENLDASDWMVEEVMQHVDMSVKLSKGVHCREGLLGKLCLAMWESTNVRHSPLVVHGTAGIGKTSLLCKLAQEMRSVLESGAVVVIRLLADRHPQRPNIDHVLRSVCLQVCLACDLVPPSPLTTNTHLELLEFFRKVLSDVSQQGNTLLIILDSLDQLSDQHHAHKLHWLPVDIPPNVHLVVSMDTNSEAFASMRLKLDSLGSFFEVKRLSRDDGKHIMESYLRASQRTLTSEQSDALLRTFELTGCPLHLRLMLSAAKRWMSFTTLTELRLGASMQEMMSQLFLMLEEKHGKELVGGALGYIALAREGLLEVELRDVMSLDDDVISEVYRYSLPPTPSMIRLPPLLWARLRWDLEDQLEERWSGGVAAIAFNSRRLYEAVSARYLTSERRGRTLRNLAEYFLGRWSGKLKPVALPGLSLLLSDRKVPSQPLWFASGLANVRKLQELPYHLLHAGLWDELQEQVIASAEWLYCKSRVCGVSSVIQDLDQCSQYMGCTETGLIRDALVLIKPSLDFLDGHMDMSLFYTELLARLSSLATTFPTVVGQLCRQCEEWLMSCPEPALIPKTSFLQQPGGALQHTLTALQGGVVCVDISTGMKLLVAGSDDGVVAVWSLADKQLIHTLLGHTAAVLSVKVMDSSAHCLSLAADSSLRKWSLTNGQQLLCIQEVVPADSTPSSVHLHLSEQLLFVYTRTQVKVWRLDGSELHLSCSSDEVWLVLGVLGESVVSLLDSGRVRISHPVNGTQTVKPQLENLSGSLTPVISVTLPKQGKVLVVSKEGFLHQISQIGKHPPADFPLLPSLLSVTEDEKILLAGSERTLSLFNICMHSVDRFLDLQHDDTVLSACISSDCTLVVSGAADQLIRIWSVTTGTLLDTLCGSDAPVTCVLLYNGFVVSASTAAASVQLWSLKYDRRHKPAAHIPAGSAHVAITKDTDRVFYVRQQSQTEVMSWNSITGQSSLSERLAVSAEVCCLEIAQHKRMLFCGLTSGTVLIYPLALPEETLCIPPPESLSRVLCLAVSSQEKHLAVAYEDSVCLFEITTRDSFPTVEGPLQRFPLSLLHASVSSMALLPDRKLLYGSSCGEVKLHDFDSGRSSGLEPHHSRVTCVTGSNWGTHALVGSEDAVQRLWALNPLALDHTMEYKVRFFFEGVLSAAFSDSDHFVFTGSQDRTVKVWDVASGKLLYVQFVYSPVVRMVTFRNGFVGLSQQGSVIKEVFRCPEHISPDYNPLRNIKAQYRVTSREKSRDDKQDSVSDFQDFNPAQFNLNLMSMLRAKPSSTCLIL from the exons ATGCTCAGCAGCTACAACTGCAGCTCATGTGGGAGAAGTGGTTGTTTTGGAGTGGAGTCTCTGAGGAGGTTCAACAGGCTGGATACTGGCGAGCAGGTGACAGAGGGAACATCAGACGAccgaaagaggagagaggaagaagacTGTGGTTTTAGGCTGAAGATGATGGCCGAGGGTctagcagcagcaggaggagatgTCAGCCTGCAGGACATCCTGAGAGGATGGACGGGTGGATCTCAGAGAATCAAGTCCAACATGGTCAGAGTGTTCATCAGCTCCACATTCACAG ATATGAGCAGTGAGAGGAAAGCCCTGCTGGAGAAGGCTTACCCAGAAGTCCTGTCCTTCTGTCGCAGTTTGGGGCTGGTGTTTGAG GTTGTGGATCTGCGTTGGGGTATTCGAAATGTTCCGTCTGGAGACCATGAAGCCTGTGAGATCTTCCTGCAGGAGATCCAGAGAAGTCAGAGGATGTCAGCTGGTCCAGCTTTCACT GCGCTGCTGGGAAACCGGTACGGCCACCGAGCTCTTCCTCGTCATATCCCAGAGAAACAGTTTGACGTTTTTTTGGCCAAGCTCCATAAAAACCCTGAAGGCCTTAAGCAGCTGAATCAGTGGTTCCTAAAGGACAACAATGCTGTCCCGCCCACCTACGTtctgcagccaatcacagctcacTTCCCACACTACAGCGACCTCCGACCTGAGAGTAGGCAGCAGCACGACAGCAATGTCCTGTCCTGGCGTTTAACAGAGAATCAGCTGTTGCAACTCCTACGATCTGCGGCCGCTGACTCTGAGGCAGCCGGAGACATTACAGCTGAGCAGAAACAACACTTTCACACATCAG TCACAGAGCGGGAGTTTGAGCAGGGTTTGTGGAAGGACAACCATGCGCCGCCTGCTGTGCTTTTTGTCCGAGAGATTCCCCACCAGAGAGTGAGGGATGGTCCCAAACGTCTCGCCAAGTTCATGGACGTCACCGCTGACGGGCTGCTGGACACTGAAGCTCAGGGACTCCTCAGTGGGCTGAAGTCACGGCTCCATGCAACGTCGCAGCAGATCCTCAACCTGCACTGTGTGGAGCTCAGCAAAGGAAGCATCGATCCCAAACGCAAAGAGCACAGTCAGTACCTGGACAGCGTCTGTGAGCAGTTTGTGTCGCAGATGAAGGCCCGGATTGGAGCAGCAGTCGACTTGTCGGTGGAGggcgggaggaggaggaggatccgAGGAAACACTCAGGAGGAGAACCTGGATGCGTCGGACTGGATGGTTGAGGAGGTGATGCAACACGTAGACATGAGTGTTAAACTGAGTAAAGGTGTCCATTGTAGGGAGGGCCTTCTGGGTAAGCTCTGCCTCGCCATGTGGGAGTCCACCAATGTCCGCCACAGCCCGCTGGTGGTACACGGCACTGCTGGAATAGGGAAGACATCTCTGCTGTGCAAACTGGCGCAGGAGATGCGAAGTGTCCTGGAGTCTGGGGCGGTGGTGGTGATCAGGCTGCTGGCAGATCGTCACCCTCAGAGACCCAACATTGACCATGTCCTCCGCAGTGTCTGCCTCCAGGTATGTCTGGCCTGTGATCTGGTTCCACCCTCACCTCTGACCACCAACACTcacctggagctgctggagttCTTTAGGAAAGTTCTTTCAGACGTTTCACAGCAGGGGAACACGTTGCTCATAATCCTGGACTCTCTGGACCAGCTGTCAGACCAACATCATGCTCACAAGCTCCATTGGCTGCCTGTCGACATCCCGCCCAATGTCCACCTGGTGGTCTCCATGGACACCAACAGTGAGGCGTTTGCCAGCATGCGGCTGAAACTGGACTCTTTGGGGAGCTTCTTTGAGGTGAAGCGTTTGTCTCGTGATGATGGCAAACACATCATGGAGTCGTACCTGCGAGCGTCTCAGCGAACATTGACCTCTGAACAGAGCGATGCTTTGCTGCGGACTTTCGAGCTGACTGGCTGTCCTCTACACCTCAGACTGATGCTGTCTGCAGCCAAGCGCTGGATGTCATTTACGACACTTACTGAGCTGCGTCTGGGCGCCAGCATGCAGGAGATGATGTCACAGCTCTTCCTGATGCTGGAGGAGAAACATGGGAAGGAGCTTGTGGGTGGAGCTTTGGGATACATCGCTTTGGCAAG GGAAggtctgctggaggtggagCTGCGTGATGTCATGTCCCTGgatgatgatgtcatcagcGAGGTGTATAGGTACTCACTCCCTCCGACGCCCTCGATGATCCGGCTGCCCCCCCTCCTCTGGGCTCGGCTCAGATGGGACCTTGAGGACCAACTGGAGGAACGGTGGAGTGGCGGAGTTGCCGCCATCGCCTTCAACAGCCg GCGTCTCTATGAGGCAGTTTCGGCCCGCTATCTGACATCAGAGAGGCGGGGACGGACTCTCAGGAATCTGGCGGAGTATTTCCTGGGCCGGTGGTCAGGGAAGCTGAAGCCAGTGGCTCTGCCAGGTCTgtcactgctgctgtctgacagaAAG GTCCCATCACAGCCACTGTGGTTTGCTTCAGGATTAGCTAACGTCAGAAAGCTCCAGGAGCTGCCCTACCACCTGCTGCACGCCGGCCTGTGGGATGAACTGCAAGAACAAGTCATTG ccAGTGCTGAGTGGCTTTACTGTAAGAGCAGAGTGTGTGGGGTGTCCAGCGTGATCCAAGACCTGGACCAGTGTTCCCAGTACATGGGCTGCACTGAAACTGGATTGATCAGAGATGCTCTGGTTTTGATCAAACCCAGCCTGGACTTCTTGGATGGTCACATGG ACATGTCTCTGTTCTACACTGAGCTTTTGGCTCGACTCTCTTCCCTCGCCACCACCTTTCCCACTGTGGTTGGCCAGCTGTGCAGGCAGTGTGAGGAGTGGTTGATGTCGTGTCCAGAGCCGGCTCTCATCCCAAAGACCAGCTTCCTGCAGCAGCCAGGGGGGGCgctgcagcacacactgacTGCACTGCAGGGAG GCGTCGTCTGCGTGGACATCAGCACTGGCATGAAGCTGCTGGTTGCAGGATCAGATGATGGTGTGGTGGCGGTCTGGAGCCTCGCTGACAAACAGCTCATACACACTCTGCTGGGACACACAG CCGCAGTCCTGTCTGTGAAAGTGATGGACAGCTCCGCCCACTGCCTCTCATTGGCTGCCGACAGCTCTCTGAGGAAGTGGAGCCTGACCAACGGCCAACAGCTGCTCTGTATTCAGGAGGTGGTGCCCGCTGACTCCACCCCTTCCTCAGTGCACCTCCACCTGTCTGAGCAGCTACTCTTTGTGTACACCAGGACACAG GTGAAGGTGTGGAGACTGGACGGTTCTGAGCTCCATCTCAGCTGCAGCAGTGATGAGGTCTGGCTGGTTCTGGGGGTTCTTGGAGAATCTGTTGTGTCTCTATTAGACTCCGGTCGAGTCAGAATATCTCATCCAGTTAACGGGACCCAAACTGTGAAGCCTCAGCTGGAAAACCTATCAGGCAGTCTGACTCCTGTGATTTCTGTTACGTTACCTAAACAAGGAAAAGTGTTAGTAGTGTCTAAAGAAGGATTCCTCCACCAG ATTTCCCAGATCGGTAAACACCCTCCTGCTGACTTCCCTCTGCTTCCTTCTTTACTGTCAGTTACTGAAGATGAGAAAATCCTGTTGGCGG GCAGTGAGCGAACTCTGAGCCTCTTCAACATCTGCATGCACTCTGTGGACAGATTCCTCGATCTCCAGCATGATGACACTGTTTTGTCTGCCTGCATCTCTTCAGACTGCACACTGGTCGTCTCTGGAGCTGCAGATCAGCTCATACGA ATCTGGTCGGTCACCACTGGCACTCTACTGGACACTCTGTGTGGTTCAGACGCTCCGGTCACCTGTGTGCTTCTCTATAACGGCTTTGTGGTTTCTGCCTCAACGGCTGCAGCCTCTGTCCAGCTATGGAGTCTGAAATATGACCGTCGCCACAAACCCGCTGCCCACATCCCTGCTGGCTCCGCCCACGTCGCCATCACCAAAGACACAGATCGAGTTTTCTACGTCCGACAGCAGAGTCAGACGGAGGTGATGAGCTGGAACAGTATCACAGGTCAGA GTTCTCTATCAGAACGTTTGGCTGTCTCTGCTGAGGTTTGCTGCCTGGAGATAGCTCAACACAAACGTATGCTGTTCTGCGGCCTGACCAGCGGCACCGTCCTCATCTACCCGTTAGCTCTGCCGGAGGAGACGCTCTGCATCCCCCCTCCAGAGAGCCTGTCCAGGGTGCTCTGCCTGGCCGTCAGCTCCCAGGAGAAGCACTTGGCGGTGGCCTACGAGGACTCGGTGTGTCTGTTCGAGATCACCACCAGAGACAGCTTCCCCACAGTGGAGGGGCCCCTGCAGAGGTTCCCCCTGTCCCTCCTTCATGCCTCAGTCTCCTCCATGGCCCTGCTGCCTGACCGCAAGCTGCTGTATGGGTCGAGCTGTGGGGAGGTGAAGCTGCATGACTTCGACAGCGGCAGAAGCTCCGGCCTAGAGCCTCATCACAGCAGAGTGACCTGCGTGACGGGCAGTAACTGGGGGACTCACGCTCTGGTGGGCTCTGAGGACGCTGTGCAGAGGCTGTGGGCCCTGAACCCACTGGCCTTGGACCACACCATGGAGTACAAGGTCA GGTTTTTCTTTGAGGGCGTCCTTTCTGCTGCATTCTCAGACAGCGACCACTTCGTCTTCACAGGGTCTCAGGACAGAACCGTCAAAGTCTGGGACGTGGCCTCAG